Genomic window (Rossellomorea aquimaris):
CGGGAGCTTATATTTCAAACCTGGTTCTTTGTCTATTCTTACGACTTCCCCAAATTGACGGACGACTTTATACTCTCCTTCTTTGACAATGAAGAGACTGTTAAACAGCAGAAGAAGTACGGCTGCGAGAATGACTAGGAAGATTCCTAATTTTGTATAACGCTTCCACTCAATAGGTTCTTTCTTTTTCTGATTGATGTCAAAGACGTTTTGATCACTCATTCTCTTCACTTCCTTCCTGCTTCACCGGGCCGTTTTGATTTTCAAGCTGTCGAATCGGGAAGTATTTCAACGTTTCTCCACTATCCTTCATAATGTATATTTCCGCATTCGGAAGAACATTCTCCAGGGTTTCTAATACAAGTCGTTTTCTCGTGATCTCAGGATTCGATTTGTATTCGTTATACAACTTATCGAATACGGCTACATCTCCACGGGCCTGCTCCACACGTGCAATTTTATCCCCTTTTGCCCTGGACATGACCGCATCTTTTTCACCTTGCGCTTCATTTGATCGCTGGTTCCGATATTTTTTTGCTTCATTGATTTTCGTATTCATCGTTTCCCTTGCGTCCGTCACGGCTGTAAAGGCTGATCGAACTTCTGCATTCGGCAGCTCGACATCCTGCAGTTTCACTGCAAGAATGGAAATACCAATATCGTAATCATCAATCAGGGTGGTTAGTAAGTCTCTTACTTCCGCCTCGATTTCCGCTTTTCCCGACGTTAACGCATCATCTATCAAGGAGCTCCCAATAATGCTTCTTAAAGAAGATGAAGTAGCATCGTAAAGAATTTCCTTTGGGTTGTCAGAGTTAAATAAGTAAGTTTCAGGATCCGTAATTTTCCATTGAACCACAAGATCAGCGAGAACGATGTACTCATCTCCCGTAATCATTTTGGTCTCTTTCGGAAAGTCCTTGATCTTCCCGTCTTTTTCTTCATATCCAAATTGAAGACTGAAGGTTTCTTTAGACAGCACTTCCACTGATTGCAACGGCCATGGCATCTTGAAGTGCAGCCCAGGCTCAACGACCGGCTCTCCCGCTTCTCCAAACGTCAATACAAGCGCTTGTTCTGATTCATCAACGGTATACCAGGAAGTCAATAATACAACAATTAAAAGAACGGCTGCCAAAACCATCCCTGTCACCATGTAAATTCGCTTTAAACTCATAC
Coding sequences:
- the hflK gene encoding FtsH protease activity modulator HflK, which produces MSLKRIYMVTGMVLAAVLLIVVLLTSWYTVDESEQALVLTFGEAGEPVVEPGLHFKMPWPLQSVEVLSKETFSLQFGYEEKDGKIKDFPKETKMITGDEYIVLADLVVQWKITDPETYLFNSDNPKEILYDATSSSLRSIIGSSLIDDALTSGKAEIEAEVRDLLTTLIDDYDIGISILAVKLQDVELPNAEVRSAFTAVTDARETMNTKINEAKKYRNQRSNEAQGEKDAVMSRAKGDKIARVEQARGDVAVFDKLYNEYKSNPEITRKRLVLETLENVLPNAEIYIMKDSGETLKYFPIRQLENQNGPVKQEGSEENE